One Ostrinia nubilalis chromosome 6, ilOstNubi1.1, whole genome shotgun sequence genomic region harbors:
- the LOC135072471 gene encoding transcription factor AP-4 — protein sequence MSLHDNDVCLLEVEDYNLYEEEASDHAFTRGEKHSAPGRKTMEAEKRIRREIANSNERRRMQSINAGFQALRTLLPRHEGEKLSKAAILQQTAEYIYSLEQEKTRLLSQNCQLKRLLNQHEGGEIPLKKRKSEILTHVTTPTIIPDSTDDALANSRSPEPVAVITVTSVPQKKDAESGDVRVQLERERRLRRLLEERLHTLENQYPDGREMPRPVIHFDQTNVSDCKLEKDDAEPAPVAEPASTAAPLLEAAIKAEPRVEVEMLPEAAHEPPSRLYNPNTSRQNLETIVEAIRHLEGDHLFREEGGEAPLALTKKAERAPPPRPGVIVVKHS from the exons ATGTCATTACACGATAATGATGTTTGTTTGCTAGAAGTAGAAGATTACAACTTGTACGAAGAGGAGGCATCTGATCACGCTTTTACCAG GGGCGAAAAACATTCCGCACCTGGGAGAAAAACAATGGAAGCAGAAAAAAGAATTCGTCGAGAGATTGCTAACAGCAATGAGCGCAGGCGCATGCAAAGCATCAATGCTGGGTTTCAGGCATTACGCACATTGTTGCCTCGACATGAAGGAGAAAAGCTAAGcaaa GCTGCTATTCTGCAACAAACCGCCGAATACATTTACTCTTTGGAACAAGAAAAAACGAGACTTCTATCTCAAAATTGCCAGCTAAAAAGACTTCTGAATCAACATGAAGGAGGAGAAATTCCgttaaagaaaagaaaaagtgaAATACTCACTCACGTCACGACTCCTACCATTATACCCGATTCTACGGACGACGCTTTAGCCAACTCTCGGTCTCCTGAACCCGTGGCTGTCATAACAGTAACGAGCGTTCCTCAGAAAAAAGATGCAGAGAGCGGAGACGTGCGGGTCCAACTTGAACGGGAGCGGCGATTGCGTCGATTACTCGAGGAGCGTCTACACACGTTGGAAAATCAATATCCGGACGGGAGAGAAATGCCTCGCCCCGTGATCCACTTCGATCAAACCAACGTTTCGGACTGCAAGCTCGAGAAAGACGACGCGGAGCCGGCGCCCGTCGCGGAGCCGGCCTCGACGGCGGCGCCTCTCCTGGAGGCGGCCATCAAGGCGGAGCCCCGCGTGGAGGTGGAGATGCTGCCCGAGGCGGCGCACGAGCCCCCGAGCCGCCTGTACAACCCGAACACGAGCCGGCAGAACCTCGAGACCATCGTGGAGGCCATCCGCCACCTGGAGGGCGACCACCTGTTCCGCGAGGAGGGCGGCGAGGCGCCGCTGGCGCTGACGAAGAAGGCggagcgcgcgccgccgccgcggcccGGCGTCATAGTCGTGAAGCACTCGTGA